The sequence GTGAAATTCAGTTCATTATGCAGCGCATCCAGCAAATCGACAAAACCCTGGCTTGCAATTGGATCAAGTCCCGAGGTGGGTTCATCCAGGAGCAGTAATTTGGGTTCAAGGATCAGCGCCCGGGCCAGCGCAACACGCTTGATCATCCCGCCGGACAATTCTGCGGGCATCAGCCAGGCATCTTGCGGTTCAAGGCCGACCATAGTCAGCTTTAAATTGACCAGATGTTCTATGAGTGAAGGATTGTTAAGTTTAAGTTCCCGCAAGGGAAAAGCGATGTTCTCAAACACGTCAAGAGAACTGAATAAGGCACCCTTTTGAAATAAAACCCCGCATTGGTTTTTAAGTTGCCCTGAAGCATGCGGCTGCCGGTAGTTGATATCATGGCCCAGTATTGACAAGCGCCCCTGGCTGGGTGCTTGAAGGCCTATTATTTCTCGCAGCAACGTTGTTTTTCCGCAGCCGGATGCGCCAACCAGTCCCAAAATCTCGCCTTTTTCCAGCGTGAAGCTGATATCGCGATGGATGATTTTTTTGCCAAATTGTGTCCACACGTTTTCAACAACGATGGCGGGTATGGCTTTCATGGCATCCCTACTTTCATGAAGAGAATGGCAAAGACGGCATCCACCATGATTACGATAGTAATGGCCGC comes from Methylicorpusculum oleiharenae and encodes:
- a CDS encoding ABC transporter ATP-binding protein, yielding MKAIPAIVVENVWTQFGKKIIHRDISFTLEKGEILGLVGASGCGKTTLLREIIGLQAPSQGRLSILGHDINYRQPHASGQLKNQCGVLFQKGALFSSLDVFENIAFPLRELKLNNPSLIEHLVNLKLTMVGLEPQDAWLMPAELSGGMIKRVALARALILEPKLLLLDEPTSGLDPIASQGFVDLLDALHNELNFTVVMVTHDLNVLNDLCTKVAVLADQQLIAYGPVSAVLNCDHSFARQFFHNKNAEKIFMHQ